CGAGCCATCTTCGTTAAGATAGTTCTCCATCACTGCAATCAGGCACCGGCCAACCGCCGTACCTGAACCATTCAGCGTGTGGACGAAGGTCGTGCCCTTGCCATCCTTGTTGCGGTAGCGGGCATTCATCCGCCGTCCCTGGAAATCGCCGCAAACCGAGCAGGAGGAGATTTCACGGAACGTGTTCTGTCCCGGCAGCCAGACTTCCAGATCGTAGGTCTTAGCAGCACCAAAGCCCATGTCGCCGGTGCAAAGCGTCATGGTGCGGAAATGCAGGCCAAGGCGCTTCAGCACTTCTTCAGCGCAGGCCGTCATCCGCTCATGTTCCGCCAAGGCGCTCTGCGCATCGGTGATCGACACCAGTTCGCATTTCCAGAATTGATGCTGGCGCAGCATGCCGCGCGTGTCACGGCCAGCGGACCCTGCTTCCGAGCGGAAGGACGGCGTCAAGGCGGTAAAGCGCAACGGCAGTTTTTCCTGATCGAGAATTTCGCCGGAGACCAGATTGGTCAACGTCACCTCCGCCGTCGGGATCAGCCAGCGGCCATCGGTGGTCTTGAACAGTTCCTCGGAAAATTTCGGCAATTGGCCAGTGCCATACATCGCTTCATCGCGCACCATCAGCGGCGAGGAGACTTCCGTATAGCCATGCTCGCTGGTGTGAAGATCGATCATGAACTGACCGAGCGCCCGCTCCAGCCGCGCCAAAGGTCCGGTCAGGACGGTAAACCGCGCGCCGGAAAGCTTGGCAGCGCGGTCGAAATCCATATAGCCCAGCGCTTCGCCGATTTCCGGATGCTCGATGGCCGTATGGTTCCAGCCTGGCTTCTGGCCCACAACACGCGCCACGACATTGTCGTGTTCATCCGCACCAACAGGCACATCATCAAGCGGAATATTGGGGATGCGCGACAGGGCATCGGTCAGTTCTGCGCTCAGGCGGCGCTCATCTTCTTCGGCAGCAGGCAGGGTGTCCTTCAGCGAGGCAACTTCGGCCTTCAGCTTTTCGGCCAGCGCCATATCTTTCTGCGCCATGGCCGCGCCGATTTCCTTGGAGGCGGAATTACGACGCGACTGCATGTCCTGCATGTCCTGGACGACGGCCCGGCGCTGTTCATCAAGTGCAATCAGGCTCTGCGACAGCGGCTCTGCCCCGCGCTTTGCCAGCGCCTGATCGAGAAGCTCAGGGTTTTCACGAATCCATTTTATATCAAGCATCGTCGTTCCAAATATGTAAGCGGGCCAAATTCTGACGCAGGCTATTTCACCTCGGTCGAGGTGCTGGCCTCTGCCGCAGCTTTCTTCGACCGTTCCCGTTCCACCAGCTTTGCCGCATAGATCGAGACTTCGTAGAGAAGGATGGTGGGCAGCGCAAGACCGATCTGGGACATCGGATCAGGCGGCGTCAGGACAGCCGCGACGATGAAGGCGATGACGATGAAATATTTACGCTTTTCGGCCAGCCACTTGCTATCGATGATTCCAACCCGGGCCAGAAGCGTGGTCACCACGGGCAATTGGAACACAAGTCCGAAGGCAAAGACCAGCGACATGATCAGGCTGAGATATTCCGAAACTTTCGGCATCAGCGAAATCGCCACATCTCCCTCCCCCGGTGCCTGT
The Allorhizobium ampelinum S4 genome window above contains:
- the serS gene encoding serine--tRNA ligase; protein product: MLDIKWIRENPELLDQALAKRGAEPLSQSLIALDEQRRAVVQDMQDMQSRRNSASKEIGAAMAQKDMALAEKLKAEVASLKDTLPAAEEDERRLSAELTDALSRIPNIPLDDVPVGADEHDNVVARVVGQKPGWNHTAIEHPEIGEALGYMDFDRAAKLSGARFTVLTGPLARLERALGQFMIDLHTSEHGYTEVSSPLMVRDEAMYGTGQLPKFSEELFKTTDGRWLIPTAEVTLTNLVSGEILDQEKLPLRFTALTPSFRSEAGSAGRDTRGMLRQHQFWKCELVSITDAQSALAEHERMTACAEEVLKRLGLHFRTMTLCTGDMGFGAAKTYDLEVWLPGQNTFREISSCSVCGDFQGRRMNARYRNKDGKGTTFVHTLNGSGTAVGRCLIAVMENYLNEDGSITVPDVLLPYMGGLTRIEKAS